The Buteo buteo chromosome Z, bButBut1.hap1.1, whole genome shotgun sequence region ctggTGGGTCCCAGTCCCTCCCAAGCGTGTCCCAGCGCCCCCAGCTCTTCTCCAGTGGGTCCCAGTCCCTCCCCAGGGactcccagtccctccccagTGGGTCCCAGTGCCCCGGTGACGGGCTGGTTGCCGCAGCGCTTCGGGTGCCGGCCCGGCTGATGTCGGCGAAGGCGGCGGAGCGGCGTTCGCCCGGCCGCAGCTTCGAGACGCTGAGGGTGACGTCGGAGCGGGACCATGTCCTGCACGTGGAGCTCCACCGCCCCGAGAAGAGGAACGCCATGAACGTGGCATTCTGGAGGTAATGGGGGAGGGGCAGGcacccggggacccccccccagggccccccagACCCCTGTCCCCCACCGTCCTTGCTGTCCCCGCAGGGAGATGGTGGAATGCTTCCAGGACATCAGCGAGGACTCATCCTGCCGCGCTGTTGTCATCTCGGGCGCTGGGAAGATCTTCACGGCTGGTGAGGGGGACGCTTGGGGGGGATTCTGGctcattttggggggggtctcagaatgggggacggggacgggacgTTTCAGCCCTAGCAGGGGAAACGGGGTGGGGGGTTGGGGATCTTGGCCAacctgggagggactgggaacATCTTGGTACCAGCTGTGTGGAACTGGGGGTACCTCTACCCCAGCTGAGGGGGATTAGAGGTACCTTTGCCCAATCCagggggggggatttggggtaaCTTTGCCCTGggtggggggatttggggtacCTGTGCCCCAGCCAAGGGAGATCAGGGACATCTCGGCATCACCAGGAGGCCTGGGGGTGTCTCAGCCCTGGCTgggagggggtctgggggggctttTCCCCCCAACTGGGAATGGGGGACAGTCAGTGACGGCACGGCCCTGGGCAGGGATCGACCTGATGGATATGGGCAGCGACTTCCTGATGGTGGAGGGCGAGGACGTGGCCAGGAAGGCCTGGAACCTGCGGCGGAAAATCTGCGACTACCAGGAGACCTTCTCAGTGCTGGAAAAGGTCAGATGGACAGACGGATGGACGGACggagcagggaaaggggggggactGTTCCCCAACCCCTCCCTGAAGCCCGTTTCTCCTGCAGTGCCCGAAGCCGGTGATCGCGGCGGTGCACGGCGCCTGCATCGGCGCAGGTgagctggggccgggggggtgccGGGCTGCGGTCATGtaccacccccccaccaccgGCACAGGGTCCCCCCCACCGGCTCAGGCATCGATCTCTTTTCTCGGCAGGTATCGATCTCATCTCTGCCTGCGACATCCGCTACTGCACCCAGGACGCCTGGTTCCAGGTGAAGGTAGGCAGGTGGGGACCCTCGGGTGTCCCCGGAGACCCTCGGCCATCCCCATGGCC contains the following coding sequences:
- the ECH1 gene encoding delta(3,5)-Delta(2,4)-dienoyl-CoA isomerase, mitochondrial, which produces MSAGLRGLLGRSLRVPARLMSAKAAERRSPGRSFETLRVTSERDHVLHVELHRPEKRNAMNVAFWREMVECFQDISEDSSCRAVVISGAGKIFTAGIDLMDMGSDFLMVEGEDVARKAWNLRRKICDYQETFSVLEKCPKPVIAAVHGACIGAGIDLISACDIRYCTQDAWFQVKEVDIGLAADVGTLQRLPKIMGSQSLVNELAFTARKMMAPEAQSSGLVSRVFADKETLLQGALEMASTIAARSPVAVQGTKVNLVYSRDHPVSEGLRYVATWNMSMLQTEDILKSVQAAMEKKGPEDIPFSKL